A window of Variovorax paradoxus EPS genomic DNA:
GCTTCATGACCATCGATCTCCAGACGCTCAAGTGCGGCGAGTGCGGCAGCAGCGTGCTCAAGCGCACCGGCCTCAATGAATACACCTGCGATCACTGCGGCTCGGTCACGCTGGTGGAAGACAAGGTCTCCGACCGGCTCGAGCGCGTGCTGGACCAGGTCAAGAACGAGGCGGGCCGGCGGCTCGCGGCCGAAGAGGCGCTGCGGCAGAAGCTGATGCTGCGCAAGGTCGGCATCGGCATCGCCGTGGTGCTGGCCGTGGTGCTGGTGGCGCGCATCGCCGAGCTGCTGATCGCGTCGCGCCAGCCCGCCGGGACGCAGCAGCCCGTGGTGGCCGCGTTCGTCGACCGCACCATCCCGGTGGACGGCCTGAAGCTCGGCGAGCCGCGGCAGGTGCTGCTGGGCAGCGGCAGTTCGGCGCAACCCAAGCTGCTGGTGGTGGCGCGCAACGAGACCGGCAAGCCGCTGTCGCGCGCGGGCATCCGGGCGACGTATTACGACGGCGACAGCAAGGTGGACGAGCGCACCGAGACGCTGCCGATCTTCGTGCTGGAGCCGGGCGAAAGTGCGCCCGCGCTGATCGACATGCCGAACGGAAAGAACGTCACGCGGCAGGAGCTGCAGGTGCAGAAGCTCGCCGAGCCCTACACCGCGACCGACGGGCCGCGCATGACTTTTTCGCGCGTGCGGCTGGTGCAGCAGGGCGAGCGCGTTCGGCTGGTCGGCCGCATCGACAACACGCGCAAGGACGCGGCCATCGTCGGCGGCATCGACGTGCTGGCCACGCTGTACGACGACGCCGGGCAGGTGATCGGCTTCGGGCACGGCTATGCGCAGGCGAGCGAACTCAAGCCCGGCGGGCAGACCTCGGTGGACGTGAGCGTCGCCCGCTTCGGCCGCGGGGCTGCGATCGCGGCCTGGGACTACCGCATCGGCTACAACATCGTCGATGCCTCGGGTTCGCGCACGCCGGTGCGGAGCGCCGACCGGGTGATCCGCACCGCGGCCGGGCCGGAGAGCTTCAACCCCGACCTGCGCCTGGGCACCGAAGATCTGCTGGCCGAGGACAGCGAGCGCTTCGATCCGAAGGACCTCGAATTGCTGCCGCTGGTCGATGGGCGCAACAACATCCAGCAGCGGCTCTTTCTGGGCGAACTGGTGAACCGCAGCACCGATGCAGTGGTGCTCGCGCCGGGCGGCGTGATCTCGCGCTTCAGCGGGAGCAAGGCGCATGGCACGACGAACATCACGGGCCTCGCGTACCTCTATCCGGGCGAGCGCTTCCCGATCTTCCTGGAGCCGGAGGACATGGAGCGCTTCACCTCGACCCGCATCGAATGGAAGCCGATGCGCCGCGCCGCATTGCCGGGGCCGCGCAAACCGCTGGAGGTGAAGGTGACCGGCACCAAGGCCGAGCTGGGCAGCGTGCTGCTCAACTTCAGCCAGCGCTTCACCTACAAGAGCGTGGAGGTCTCGGGCAGCGTGAAGAACCCGGGCAACGCCATCATCGGCAAGGTGCGGCTGTGGGTGAGCCTGCGGGACCGCAACGGGCAGCTCACCGGCTTCAAGCTGGTCGACAACCTGCCGGCCATCGCGCCGGGCGAAAGCGTGCCGTTCCAGGTGGACATCACGCAGAACGGCCGGGACTTTGCAAGCGTTTCGACGCTATATCAAACCGAATAGCCCCTGCCGGGGCGACGTTGGACGGATCGCGCCATGATGGCGCCCATGATTCCGTTCTCGATCCTCGACCTCTCCCCCATCACCGAGGGCAGCGACGCCGCGCAGTCGTTCCGCAACTCGCTCTCGCTGGCGCAGCACGGCGAAAAGCTCGGCTACACGCGCTACTGGCTCGCCGAGCACCATGGCATGCCGGGCATCGCGAGCGCGGCGACCGCGGTGCTGCTGTCGTACATCGGGGCGGGCACCACGTCGATTCGCATCGGCGCCGGTGGCGTGATGCTGCCGAACCATTCGCCGCTGGTCATCGCCGAACAATTCGGCACGCTCGCGTCGCTGTACCCGGGGCGCATCGATCTGGGACTCGGACGGGCGCCGGGTTCCGACCAGCGCACGGCGCGTGCGCTGCGCCGCAATCTCGAATCGGATGCCGACCAGTTCCCGCAGGACGTGGTCGAGCTGATGGATTTCATGTCGAAGACGCCGCAGCAACCGGTGCGGGCGGTGCCCGGCGAGGGGCTCGAGGTGCCGGTGTGGATCCTCGGCTCCAGCACCTTCGGCGCGCAGCTCGCGGCGCACCTGGGCCTGCCTTATGCCTTCGCCTCGCACTTTGCGCCGCAGCAGATCATGCAGGCCATCCAAATCTACCGCGAGACCTTCAAGCCTTCGGCGCAGTTGAAGAAGCCATACGTGATGCTGGGCTTCAACGTGTTCGCGGCCGACACCGACGAGGAGGCCGAGTTCCGCGCCACCTCGTGGCAGCAGGCTTTCGTCAACCTGCGCAGCGGCCGGCCCGGCCGCCTGCCGCCGCCGGTGGAGAACTACCGCCAGAAGGTCGGGCCGGCGGAGAACGCGCTGCTGGACTCGGTGCTGTCGTGCTCGGCGGTCGGTTCGGTCGAGACGGTACGCAAGGGCGTGGAGGCCTTCGTCGCGCGCACCGGGGCCGATGAACTGATGATCACCTCGCAGGTCTTCGACCACGCGGCGCGGCTGCGCTCCTACGAGCTGCTGGACGGCATCCGCTGAAGGCCGATTTCCCCCACGCCCGAGCCCGCTACCTCCGGGCTGGGACAATGGCGGGCTTATGGCAAAGCAACGGATCGTGGTCGGACTGAGCGGCGGAGTGGACTCCGCCGTCACCGCGCACCTGCTCAAGCAGCAGGGGCACGAGGTGGTCGGCATCTTCATGAAGAACTGGGAAGACGACGACGACAGCGAGTACTGCTCGTCGAACATCGACTTCATCGACGCCGCCAGCGTGGCCGACGTGCTGGGCATCGAGATCGAGCACGTCAACTTCGCCGCCGACTACAAGGACCGCGTGTTCGCCGAGTTCCTGCGCGAATACAAGGCCGGCCGCACGCCGAACCCCGACGTGCTGTGCAACGCCGAGATCAAGTTCAAGGCCTTTCTCGACCACGCGATGCGCCTGGGCGCCGAGAAGATCGCGACGGGCCACTACGCACGCGTGCGACACAACGAAGTCACCGGCCGGCACGAGCTGCTCAAGGGGCTCGACCCCTCCAAGGACCAGAGCTATTTTCTGCACCGCCTGAACCAGGCGCAGCTGTCGAAGACGCTGTTCCCGGTCGGCGAACTGCACAAGACCGAGGTGCGTCGCATTGCGGAAGAAATCGGCCTGCCCAATGCGAAGAAGAAGGACTCGACCGGCATCTGCTTTATCGGCGAGCGGCCGTTCCGCGACTTCCTGAACCGCTACATCTCCAAGGAGCCGGGCCCGATCAAGGACGACCGCGGCCGCAAGCTCGGCGAGCACCAGGGGCTGAGCTTCTACACGCTGGGGCAGCGGCAGGGGTTGGGTATCGGCGGCGTCAAGGAGAAGGGCGCGCAGCGCGGCTCGGGCGACCATTCGCCGTGGTTCGTCGCACGCAAGGATATCGAGAAGAACACGCTCTGGGTGGTGCAGGGCCACGACCATCCGTGGCTGCTGTCATCGGCGCTAAATGCTGACGATGCGAGCTGGGTGTCGGGCGAGGCACCCGCGGCGGGCAGCTACGGCTCGAAGGCGCGCTACCGGCAGGCGGATGCGGGGTGCGAACTCTCTGATGACGCGAACGGCGCTTTCAGCCTGCGCTTCGGCGCGCCGCAATGGGCCGTGACGCCGGGGCAGTCGGCCGTGCTCTACGACGGCGAGCGCTGCCTCGGGGGCGGCGTCATCGTTTGACCGGCGGCGGGGTCCGCACCGATTCGTCGATGTGGATCAATTCGAGCGGGTGGCGCTGGCCAGCCAGATAGTCTTCGACGCACTGCAGCAACAACGGGCTGCGATGCCGCGCCACGCTGGCGCGGATTTCATCGGGCGTCATCCACAGTGTGCGCACGATGCCTTCGTCGAGTGCGCGGCCGTCTTCCTTGGCGCCGAGCACGCCGGTGAAGGCGAAGCGCATGTAGGTCACGTCTTCTCCCTGCTCGGCCTTCGGCCGCGAACGCGCCATGTAGATGCCGACGAGCGCGGTGGGGGTGAATCGGTGGGCGGTTTCCTCAAGCGTTTCGCGAATGCATCCTTCGGCCGGCGATTCACCGGGATCGAGATGGCCCGCGGGCGTGTTGAGCATGAGGCCGTCGGCGGTGTGCTCCTCGACCAGCAGGAAGCGGCCGTCCTGCTCGATCACCGCGGCCACGGTGACGTTGGGCTTCCAGCGTGCGGCCATGGCCGGCTCAGCGCAGCACGTAGCCGCTGAAGCGCCAGGTGCGGTCGCGGTCGAGGTGAAAGCTCACGAGTTCGCGCAGGGTGCCGTCCGGCTTGTTGGCGAAGCGGGTCTCGTATTCGACGCTGACGTACTGGCCGGCGGTATCAGCGTCGGCATCGGCCACGACCTGGCGGTTGACTGCCACCCAGGTGCGCTGCTGGGGCGCGCCGAGCGAGGCGCGGCTCTTGGCGACTTGCCCGGTGAAATCGGCGCGGGTCACGCGCTTGCGAGTGGCCGGCGTGGCGCCGTCCCAGAGTTCGCCGGCCTTGCCCTGGTCGATCATCTGGATCGCCTGCATGCCGCCGCGCACCATGTCGCTGGGCTCCACGATGTCCTGTGCGGCCGCCAAGCCGGTGAAACTGCTCCAGAGCAGTGCGGCGGAGACCAGCAGCCGGGTCATGCGGTTCATCGTCTCTTTCCTTGTTGCGTAGTGCGGTTGGAGACTGTAGCCCGGCGGAGATTCCCGGCCTGTCGGGTCGGCACCACGCTGCACGGGGTGCTATCGCGAGGACAGCGTGTTCGCCTCGATCGTTTCCAGCCGGTAGCCCAGTCCATAGATGGCCAGCAGCAGGAAACCGTTCGCAGGGCGAAGATCGAGCTTGGTCCGCAAGCGCGACACGTGGGTGTCGAGCGAGCGCGAGAGCGCCTCGACGCCCAGCCCCCACACCGCCTCGTGCAGGTGTTCGCGCGAGAGCAGCCGACCGAGGTTCTGGAACAGGAAGAGCGCCAGCTCGTACTCGCGGTTCTTCAGTTCGACCAGCTTGCCCTGTACCTTCAGCACGCGCGAAGGCGGATAAAAATGATACGGGCCGAAAACCAACTCCGACTCGTGCTTCGCGGGGTAAGACCGGCGCAGTAGCGCGGTAACCCGGGCTTCGAGTTCGCCGGCCCGAACGGGCTTGTCCATGAAATCGTCGGCCCCGCTGTTGAGGGCTTCCACCATGTCGGCTTCATCGCGACTGTCGGTCACGAAAAGTATGGGCAACCGGCTCTTGAGTTCGTGCCGGATGGCCTTCACCACATCCAGCCCCTTGATATCGGGAAGGCTCCAATTGAGGATCAACAAGTCGAAGGTCTGCCTGCGCAAGGACTGCAGCAGCGTTTTTCCTTCGGTGTACATGTGGGACTCGTGCCCGAGTCCCGCCATGGTGTGATTGATCAACTTGAGCTGTTCCGCTCCGTTGTCCAGTACGGCAATACGCATTCCATCCCCTTTTCCTCCCTTCGCCAGCCTCAGTGAGCGGACGATTGGCAGGAAGTGTATCTATCTGCGTCTGGCGTAATAAATAGAGTTTGCAACTAATGCACGCTAATCGCCTTTTTCGGGCCGAAGCTAAATATAGTTGACTACAGTTAAATACAAATCCTGTTAATTGTGCCCCTGGCGTTTACGTATTTGACGTATTGCATTGATCCGCGGGTTCTTGATCGCGATCAAGACGCCGATCAGGGCTTCGGGCGAGACTGCCGGCTCCGACCGGCGAATACCCGAAGTCGCTATAAATTGAATAGCTATGTCGATAGCATGCATGGGGCTTGGCAGGCAAATTCGTTGCGACATTCTTGCGACACGAGCATCTGTAATCTTGCTGTAAGCTCTGCCCGCATTCCGTGCTGCCCCTTCCCCTGAGGAGATCTCTATGCTGATAGGCGTGCCTGCCGAAACCGCGGCTGGCGAAACCCGAGTGGCCGTGACACCTGAAACGGTGAAGAAACTGGTCGCTTCCGGGCATATCGTTCGTGTTCAGTCGGGAGCGGGCGTCGCAGCCAGCGTCACCGATGCGGCTTACCAGACCGCCGGCGCGGAAATCACGGACCAAGCGGGCGCTCTGTCCGCCGACATGGTGCTCAAGGTGCGCACGCCCAGCGATGCCGAGGCGGGGCTGATGAAGCCCGGCGCCGTCGTCATCGGCATGCTCAACCCCTTCGATGCCGCGGGCCTGCAGCGCCTGGCATCGGCCGGCGTGACCGGCTTCGCCCTCGAAGCCGCCCCCCGCACCACCCGCGCCCAGAGCATGGACGTGCTCTCCTCGCAAGCCAACATCGCCGGCTACAAGGCCGTGATGATCGCGGCCGACCGCTACCAACGCTTCTTCCCGATGCTCATGACGGCAGCCGGCACGGTGAAGGCCGCGCGCGTCGTCATCCTGGGCGTCGGCGTTGCCGGCCTGCAGGCGATCGCCACGGCCAAGCGGCTGGGCGCCGTCATCGAAGCTTCCGACGTTCGCCCGAGCGTCAAGGAGCAGATCGAATCGCTCGGCGGCAAGTTCATCGAGGTCTCCTACGACACCGATGAAGAAAAGGAAGCCGCCGTCGGCGTCGGTGGCTACGCCAAGCCGATGCCCCCGAGCTGGCTCGCACGCCAGCAGGTCGAGGTCGCCAAGCGCGTGGCACTGGCCGACATCGTCATCAGCACCGCGCTCATTCCCGGCCGCGCCGCGCCCACGCTCATCACCGAGGACATGGTCAAGTCCATGAAGCCCGGCTCGGTGATCGTGGACATCGCCGCCGGCAAAGGCGCCGATGGCGTGGGCGGCAACTGCCCCCTCTCCGAAGCCGACAAGACCGTCGTCAAGCACGGCGTGACCATCGTCGGCGAGACCAACCTCGCGGCGCTCGTGGCGGCCGACGCATCGGCGCTCTATGCGCGCAACGTGCTCGACTTCCTCAAGCTCATCGTCACGAAGGAAGGTGCGCTCAAGATCGACCTCGAAGACGACATCGTCGCCGCCTGCCGCATGACGCAAGACGGCCAGGTCACGAAGAAATAAGCGAACACGCGAACAAGCGAGGAGAAGAGTCCATGGATCCCGTTTCCCACACAGTCATCAACCTGATCATCTTCGTGCTGGCCATCTACGTCGGCTACCACGTGGTCTGGACCGTCACTCCCGCGCTGCACACGCCGCTGATGGCCGTGACCAACGCGATCTCGGCGATCGTGATCGTGGGCGCCATGCTGGCGGCCGCGCTCACCACCACGCCGCTGGGCAAGACCATGGGCGTGCTCGCGGTGGCCCTGGCCGCGGTGAACGTCTTCGGCGGCTTCCTGGTCACGCGGCGGATGCTGGAGATGTTCAAGAAGAAGGACAAGAAAGCCGCCGCACCCAAGGCTGAAGAGGGAGCTTCCAAGTGAGCATGAACCTCGTCACGCTGCTGTACCTGGTTGCCAGCGTCTGCTTCATCCAGGCCCTGAAGGGCCTGTCCCATCCCACCACCTCGATCCGCGGCAACATCTTCGGCATGACCGGCATGGCGATCGCCGTGCTCACGACCATCGCGCTGATCCACGGACAGGCGCGCTCGCTCAACGTGGATTTCGGCACCGGCCTCGCCTGGGTGCTCGCGGCCGTGGTGGTCGGCGGGGGCCTTGGGGCCTTCATGGCCAACAAGGTCGAGATGACCAAGATGCCCGAGCTGGTCGCCTTCATGCACAGCATGATCGGCCTGGCCGCGGTCTTCATCGGCGTGGCCGCGGTGGCCGAGCCCTGGGCCTTCGGCATCACCGCTGCGCCCGTGGCCGCGCTCATCGGGGCGCAGACGCCGGACGGCGCCGTCATCCTGGACGGCTTCGTGCGCTACGCCATTCCCGCAGGGAACCGGCTCGAGCTCTTCCTGGGTGCGGCCATCGGCGCCATCACCTTCAGCGGCTCGGTCATCGCCTTCGGCAAGCTCTCTGGCAAGTACAAGTTCCGCCTGTTCCAGGGCGCGCCGGTGCAGTTCTCGGGCCAGCACATGCTCAACCTGGTGCTGGGTCTCCTGACCGTCGCACTGGGTCTGGTGTTCGTCTTCACCGAGAGCTGGCCCGCCTTCTTCGCGATGCTGGCGCTGGCCTTCGTGATGGGCGTGCTCATCATCATCCCGATCGGCGGCGCCGACATGCCGGTGGTGGTGTCGATGCTCAACAGTTACTCGGGCTGGGCGGCCGCGGGCATCGGCTTCAGCCTGAACAACGCGATGCTGATCGTGGCCGGTTCGCTGGTGGGCTCCTCGGGTGCGATCCTCTCGTACATCATGTGCAAGGCGATGAACCGCTCGTTCTTCAACGTGATCCTGGGCGGCTTCGGCGGCGAGGCTGCCACGACCGGCGGCGCGGCCAAGGAGCAGCGCCCGGTGAAGACCGGCAGCGCCGACGATGCGGCCTTCGTGCTCGGCAATGCCGAGACCGTGGTGATCGTGCCGGGCTACGGCCTGGCCGTGGCGCGTGCCCAGCATGCGGTGAAGGAGCTCGCGGCCAAGCTCACCGAGAAGGGCATCACCGTCAAGTACGCCATTCACCCGGTGGCGGGCCGCATGCCCGGCCACATGAACGTGCTGCTGGCCGAGGCCGAGGTGCCCTACGACCAGGTGTTCGAGATGGAGGACATCAACGGCGAGTTCGGCCAGGCCGACGTGGCGATCATCCTGGGCGCCAACGACGTGGTGAACCCGGCCGCGCACACCAAGGGCAGCCCGATCTACGGCATGCCGATCCTGGAAGCCTACAAGGCCAAGACCGTCATCGTGAACAAGCGCTCCATGGCCGCGGGCTATGCCGGCTTGGACAACGAACTCTTCTACATGGACAAGACCATGATGGTTTTTGGGGATGCGAAGAAAGTAGTGGAAGATATGGGCAAGGCCATCGAATAGGCCGGCGATCCAGGCCCGCAGCAATGCGGGCCAGATCATCGCGGCGCCATTCGAGCGCCGTTTTCGTTTCAGTTACCCGCAAGTTCCAAGACCTGGAGGAGACACATCCATGACCGACCGCCCCTGGCTCAGCAGCTATCCGCAAGGCGTGCCCGCCGACATCGACGCTTCGCACTATTCATCGCTGGTCGGGCTCATGGAAGAGAGCTTCACCAAGTACGCCGACCGCACCGCCTACAGCTTCATGGGCAAGGACATAAGCTACGCGGAGACCGACAAGCAGAGCAAGGCCTTCGCCGCGTACCTGCAGGGCCTGGGCCTCGCCAAGGGCGACCGCGTGGCCGCGATGATGCCCAACTGCCCGCAGTACCCGATCGCGGTGGCGGCAATCCTTCGCGCGGGGCTGATCCTGGTGAACGTGAATCCGCTCTACACGCCGCGCGAACTGGAGCACCAGCTCAAGGATTCGGGCGCCAAGGCCATCGTCATCATGGAGAACTTCGGCACCACGCTGCAGCAATGCATCGCGGCCACGCCGATCAAGCACATCGTGCTCACCTCGATGGGCGACCGCCTCGGTTTCCTCAAGGGCGCGCTGGTCAACTACGTGGTGCGCAACGTCAAGAAGATGGTGCCGCACTTCAGCCTTCCGGGCGCCGTGCGCTTCAACGATGCGCTCGACAAGGGCGCGAGCCGCACGCTGCAAGCCCCGACCATCGGCCCCGACGACGTGGCCGTGCTGCAGTACACCGGCGGCACCACCGGCGTCTCGAAGGGTGCGGTGCTGCTGCATCGCAACGTGATCGCCAACGTGCTGCAGTCCGAGGCCTGGAACGAACCCGTCATGGCGCAGGTGCCGGCCGGCGAGCAGCCCACCAGCGTGTGCGCGCTGCCGCTGTATCACATCTTCGCGTTCACGGTCGGCATGATGCTGAACATGCGCACGGGCGGAAAACTGATCCTGATCCCGAATCCGCGCGACCTCGCGGGCGTGCTGAAGGAGCTCTCGAAGCACACGATCCACAGCTTCCCCGCGGTCAACACGCTCTTCAACGGCCTGGCGAACCACCCCGACTTCAACACCGTCAACTGGAAGAACCTCAAGGTCTCGGTCGGCGGCGGCATGGCGGTGCAGGCTGCGGTCGCGAAGCTCTGGCTCGAGAAAACCGGCTGCCCGATCTGCGAGGGCTACGGCCTCTCCGAGACCTCGCCTTCGACCACCTGCAACCCCACGAACAGCAAGGCCTACACCGGCACCATCGGCCTGCCGCTGCCGGGCACCTGGCTCAAGCTGCTCGACGACGACGGCCATGAAGTGCCGATGGGCCAGCCCGGCGAAATCGCCATCAAGGGTCCGCAGGTGATGGCGGGCTATTGGCAGCGCCCCGACGAAACCGCCAAGGTCATGACGCCCGACGGCTACTTCAAGAGCGGCGACATCGGCGTGGTCGACGAGCGCGGCTACTTCAAGGTGGTCGACCGCAAGAAGGACATGATCCTGGTGTCGGGCTTCAACGTGTACCCGAACGAGATCGAGGACGTCGTTGCACAGATTCCGGGCGTGCTCGAATGCGCGGCGGTGGGCGTGGTCGATGACAAGACCGGCGAGGCCGTGAAGCTCGTGATCGTGAAGAAAGACGAGTCGCTCACCGAGGCGCAGGTGAGCGAATACTGCAGAGCAAACCTTACGGGTTACAAGCAGCCGCGAATCGTAGAGTTTCGTACGGACCTCCCGAAAACGCCGGTCGGAAAAATCCTCCGCCGCGAATTGCGCGACGCCAAGAAGTAAGGGTTCGGCCCGGGTAGGGCCACGGCATCGATCTTGCATATTCGCGGGTCGATGTTTAAGTTCATTTGCGTTCGTTTAAGTTTGCTCGTGCCGACCTTCATCGGCATGACGCTGCTGGCCTTCTTCCTCATCCGGCTGGTGCCGGGCGACCCCATTGAAACCATGGCCGGCGAGCGCGGGATCGATCCCGCGCGCCATGCCGAACTGCGCACCGCCTACGGCTTCGACAAGCCGATCCTCGTGCAGTACGGCATCTACATCGGCCGCGTGCTGCATGGCGACCTCGGCAAGTCGATCATCACGCAGGACAAGGTGATGAGCGAGTTTCTCGCGCTCTTCCCGGCCACCGTCGAACTCGGCGTTTGCGCGATTCTTTTTGCGCTGCTGCTGGGGCTGCCTGCCGGCATCCTCGCGGCCGTGCGGCGCAATTCCATCTTCGACCACGGCGTGATGGCCACCTCGCTCACCGGCTATTCGATGCCGATCTTCTGGTGGGGGTTGCTGCTGATCCTGTTCTTCTCGGTGCAGCTCGGATGGACGCCCGTTTCCGGGCGCATCGCGGTGCAGTATTTCATCGAGCCCGAGACCGGCTTTCTCTTGATCGACTCGCTGCGCGCCGGCGACACCGATGCCTTCTGGTCGGCGCTGCACCACCTCATTCTTCCAGCCATCGTGCTGGGCACCGTGCCGCTCGCGGTGATCGCGCGCATGACGCGCTCGGCCATGCTCGAAGTGCTCGGCGAGGACTACATCCGCACCGCGCGCGCCAAGGGCCTCTCGCGCTTTCGCGTGGTGGGACTGCATGCGTTGCGCAATGCGTTGATTCCGGTCGTTACCGTGATCGGCTTGCAGGTGGGCGTGCTCTTCACCGGCGCGATCCTGACCGAGACGATCTTCTCCTGGCCCGGTGTCGGCAAGTGGCTCATCGAAGCCATCGGCCGGCGCGACTATCCGGTGCTGCAGGGCGGCATGCTGCTGCTCGGCGGCATCGTGATGCTGGTCAATCTTCTGGTCGACGTGGCTTACGGCGTCATCAATCCCCGCATCCGACGCTGATGATGAACACGACTTCGACCCCCACCATTCCGACGACCGGTGCGAGCACCGCGCCG
This region includes:
- a CDS encoding ABC transporter permease subunit; amino-acid sequence: MFKFICVRLSLLVPTFIGMTLLAFFLIRLVPGDPIETMAGERGIDPARHAELRTAYGFDKPILVQYGIYIGRVLHGDLGKSIITQDKVMSEFLALFPATVELGVCAILFALLLGLPAGILAAVRRNSIFDHGVMATSLTGYSMPIFWWGLLLILFFSVQLGWTPVSGRIAVQYFIEPETGFLLIDSLRAGDTDAFWSALHHLILPAIVLGTVPLAVIARMTRSAMLEVLGEDYIRTARAKGLSRFRVVGLHALRNALIPVVTVIGLQVGVLFTGAILTETIFSWPGVGKWLIEAIGRRDYPVLQGGMLLLGGIVMLVNLLVDVAYGVINPRIRR